Within the Gammaproteobacteria bacterium genome, the region CCCTGGTTCCCGCGTGTGCTGGCCAGATTGTTCATGCTGATCAGTGTGTCTGGGTGCTCCTCGCCCAGCACTCGGCAGCGAACCACCAGCACCTTTTCCTCAAGTGCACGAGCACCCGCCAGATCACCCTGGTTGAAAAGTATGCTGGCCAGGTTGCTCATGCTCGCCAGCGTGCCAGGGCCTTCCTCGCCCAACACCCTGTGGCTAACCTCCAGCACCTCTTCCCCAAGCGCACAAGCACCCGCCAGATCACCCTGGTTGAAAAGTATGGTGGCCAGGTTGCTCATGCTCACCAGCGTGTCCGGGTGTTCCTCGCCCAGCACCCGGCGGCTAACCGCCAATACCTCTTCCTCAAGCACACGGGCGCCCATCAGATTACCCTGGTTGAAAAGTGTGCTGACCAGGTTGCTCATGCTCGCCAGCGTGTCCGGGTGTTCCCCGCCCAGCACCCGGCGGCCAACCGCCAACATCTCTTCCTCAAGCACACGGGCGCCCTCCAGATCACCCTGGTTGAAAAGTGTGATGGCCAGGTTGCTCATGCTCGCCAGCGTGTCCGGGTGTTCCTCGCCCAGCACCCGGCGGCTAACCTCCAACACCTCTTCCTCAAGCGTACGGGCACCCTCCAGATCGCCCTGGTTCCAAAGTGTGCTGGCCAGGCTGTTCATGCTCGCCAGCGTGTCCGGGTGTTCCTCGCCCAGCACCCGGCGGTTAACCTCCAACACCCCTTCCTCAAGCGCACGGGTGCCCGTCAGCACCATTCCCAGAAACGCACGGGCGGCGGCACGCTCCCTGCGCACGGGGTCATAACGCGCAACCCAAGTGCAAAGCTCAATAGTCGCAAGATCGTCATACGTGCCCACAACGAGGCTGCTGGCATGCTCAATCCAGTGCGCCAGCGCCGCATGGTTACGAATATCGTCGGCGTGCTCGGCAAGTTCGTCCGTGAGCGCCCGCTTGGCAGCCACGCACAGGGCGATACTGCGATCGGAGTTAGCACCGTGAAAACGCATCGTGCGGGTTACCAGGACATGCACAGTCACCGAGAAATCGGTATCGCCGGTGGCCTCAGCCAGGGATTGTTCCTGGGCCTCGTGCAGGGCGAGGTCGGCGCGGTCTAGCGCATCCGAATCACTCAAGCCATCGGCAACTGCAAATACCCGAGCGACTAGGCGCCTGGGGATGGGCGCGATGGCCAGCACAGCGGCCAGGCGCAGAAAGTTGCGCGTCTCTTCGCTCACGGCGGCGATGCTCTGCAGCAGCATAGTGGCGATGCTGGCTTCGTGACCGTTGGGCAACTGGCCAGAGAAGTGCTTCGCCAACTCCAAGGCATCTTTGTCTGGATGACGAAGATCGTTGAGAAACTCGAGATAGGGTTTGCTTTTGAGGCGTGCCGCCGTCACATCCACGGCCAGGGCGTGATAGCCCAGCTCGCGGAGGATCTCAGCCACTGCGGCGGCCTCGGCTTCATCGGCGGGCGGGCGTTGCTGGGTGAGCAGGCTGCGTGCTTCGGCCTCAGCCAGCACGCCCACCTCCACCCTGCCACCCAACGCTTGGTATTCGTGGCTGCGAGTGGTGAGCAGGGTCTTGCCATGGGCATGGGGGGCGACCCAGCCGCGCAAATCCTGTATCGGAACATCCGCTGGCACGTCGTCGATCACCCAGAGGAAGGGCTGGTTTTTGTCTGCGAAATGTTTGTGCAACTCCCCTTCGATCTGCACCTGGGATTTATCCTTGATCTCTATGCCCAACCAGGCAGCCACGTTACGCCACTGCTGCTCGCGCTGTTGGTTGAGCGTATCTGCCGTAACGCCATTTTCGCCAGCGGTGCGCGCACTGAGCCAGAACACACCACCGGGATACGCGGCGCCATAACGCAAGGCGTACTCCTCCGCCAGCAGCGACTTGCCCATGCCACCGCCACCCACGAGCTGCGCCAAGGCCGTGCCCAGTTTGAGCTGGCCGATGACGGTCTGGCCGCACCAGAGTTGATCGTGCATCTGCCACATGTGCCGCAACCGCCCGACAAAACGCGCCGAGCCGGTGGCGGTGTAGGGAAACCAGGAGGGGATAACAAGCGGGCGGATATCACCGAGGGTGCCCGTCAGCCCCTGCACTTGCGCTGCGATGCGCTTGGCGAGGTCGTCATAGCCGACGCGATCATCCATGGCAGGTGCGCTGAGGTATTGCTGATCTTTCAGCTCAGGCAGGGCAATGTGGTCCGGGCTGGTTTCGGGATTGACGATAAGCACCCGCTGGCGTGGATCACCGGCTTGCTGCGCGGCCAGGTAGGCAGCGGTGAGCTCCCATTGGCAGGGGCGGGAGAGCGGATAGTGCTTCGAGTACCAGGCGAGCACCGCCTTGCTGTGCGCGAGGCCTTCTGTGATCGCGCGGGTGATGGCGGCATAGTCCGCGATGTCGGCACGGTCGAGCCAAACGCTGAGCCCCTGCGCGCGCAAGGCCTCTACGAGCAAGTCCACGCGTGGCATGTCGAGGCGGCGGTAGCTGATAAACACGTCGTATTCGGTCATCCCCTCATTCCCTGAACCCCTCCCGTTGCTCCGCCGTCGACTCAGCAGCGCCTTGACCTATTACAACGGATAGACGCACTTCTGACAAGGGCTTACATCGAGCCACACAACAATCTTAAAAACGGATAGTCATCTGAAACGAGAAGGTGTCGCGGAAATCAGCGGCCTGATTATTACTGTTGGCTCGGCTTATCCTGCCATTTAGCCACTCATAATGCGTGGCCAGCGATCATGCACTGCATGCTTATGTTCGAATGTTGGCTCAGGAATATATTCACACATAATTTACCCGGCAATAAAAAAAGGGACCCGAAGGCCCCTTTTTTCTCGTTCCCGCTACGGACTGGCGCGATCAGTCGTCACCCTCTCGCTCGACCTTGGTGGCGATGTTCGTGCTCGTACCGTCTTTTGTGTAGAAGTTGATCTTCAGGAAATTCGATGTGGTGACATTTCCCAGGTTGCGCTGGATGCCGTCTTCGAACAGGGTGTCGTTGTTAACGGTGACTATCACTGTCTTCGCGCCATCGAATATGGAGAGGGTATTGGGGGACGTGACCGAGGTGACCTGACCCTTGATCTCACCGAAAACAATCCCGCCGCCACTGCCATCACCACCGCTGCCACCACCACTCGCACCATCGTCGCCGCCTAGCTTGAATTTCACCTTCTGCGCTATCAGCACGCCATTGGTGATCTTACCTTCCACCTCGACCCTGACGTTATTAACCAGGTTGGCATTGGTACCATTCTCGTAGCCGGAACTGGGCAGACTGGCGACGCTCACCGCCACGCCATTGACGCTGAAAGTATCACCGGACAGGCCCGTAACAAAGCCTTCGATTTCGACCTCTTCGCCATTCTTGGTGCCGCCCAACGAACAACTGTCATCGAACTCGATACTGGTTGCCGTGATCACAGCGCCGCTTGCCGTGCCTTTGACTTCCACACACACGCCGTTAATCACACCGCCGGGAAGGCTGATGTAATTCACAGTAGTTGCGCCTATGCTGAATGTCCCAGATGGGTTGCCGAGGCTGCTGACAACGCCCTTCAACTCGACTTCGGTAGTCCCCGTCTTAACCTCAACACGCGTGGCGCGAATATCCCCGTTGGCGTCGCGCAACCCGCTCACTTCGACGATCTGGCCTCCAGCCAATCCAGCAAACCCCGTTGTTCCCGAAAACACCGTCAGGGCATCCACCTTGATAGTCTGCCCCAGCACGGTGAAGGTGCCACCCGTACCTGTCGTCGCTGGAATAATGCCCGCCACCGGCCCCTGCACATCATCGGCATACTTGATACGCTTCGCGATGAACTTGCCGCTGGCGTCTTTCTCCCACTCCACGCGCACCACCATGCCGACGCCCAGTTTGGCCTGCGTGACGCCGGTCTGGCCCTCCACCTCAATCTCCGCCCCTTCGGTGGCAAATTCGATACCGTTGACAAACACACTGCCAAACCCGGTTACCGGCCCCTGGCTCATGCCCGTGCCGCCGATTCCGCCGCCCGCGAGTCCCCCTCCTGCACCACCGCCACAGGAGACCAGCCCCGATAGGATGAAAGACACCAACAGACCCCTACCAAATAATCCGGCTTTCATTTTAGTTCTCCTTCTGACGACGCATCAAAATCTTCTTCAAAATAATAAATACCAACGCCCGCATTTTTGCGCCCCGTCCCGCTGGCGGAGGGGTTCACATCACGGTCATGCCCGGCGAGATAACGATCCAGCTCCTCCAGCAATGCCTGCGCGCGCGTAGCACTCAGCGCGCGCAACTGCGGCAGAATATTTTCCGGCAGATTGTCGTAGGCCACCTTACGCTGAAATAAACGCTCATCGGCAGTGTGGCGGAGATTGTGGTCAATGGTGGCAATGAGCAATCGCACGTCGGTGCCCAGTATTTCGAGCCTGGCAATGTCATCGGTTTGGGGTAGATAAGCACGGTTGAGCAGCCGGATACGGTCATCATCGAGACGTTCGACTGTGCCGACACGAACCAGCTCGTCGAGCATGGCGCGCGCGGGGACATCGCGGCTGAACTCTTTGACCAGCCCTTCAAACGTCGCTCCCTCGCCACTCAAGGGAAGATCGGCGGGGTTGCCCTGCTTGTCGGCAAAGCGCGCTTCCCGCACCCAGCCACTGATCACCCGTGCAGCACGGTTATAGCGCTCTTCAGCGGCATCATCATAGGGAGCGCCCAGCTCCTGCAATCGCGTAATTTCCTTGCGCGACAAGCCTGTAATCACCGCCGCCCGTGACACGGACTGCTTACGGCCTGCTATACTGAACTCGCGCAACGCGACGTCCGCATACACCCAGCGCGCAATATCCTCAAACACGCCATAGGGCACACCATTGCGCAGCAGGATGCGCACCAACGGGCGCAACAACCTGGCGACGGCGGAAGAAAGAGTTTTGGTAAATTTTCTGTTTGGCATGATTGGGAACTTATTCCCATTTATTTTGTTTGTCAAGTTTTTTTACGTTAACTTCTAACCCGCGAACGGCTAAACACACACCTTCTCTATCAGCGATTGACTGGTATAATCCCTCATTTGCATACAGACTGGCAAACCTCTCTGCCGCAACCCCCGGAAGTTACGTATATGGCCCAATACATCTATACCA harbors:
- a CDS encoding tetratricopeptide repeat protein, coding for MTEYDVFISYRRLDMPRVDLLVEALRAQGLSVWLDRADIADYAAITRAITEGLAHSKAVLAWYSKHYPLSRPCQWELTAAYLAAQQAGDPRQRVLIVNPETSPDHIALPELKDQQYLSAPAMDDRVGYDDLAKRIAAQVQGLTGTLGDIRPLVIPSWFPYTATGSARFVGRLRHMWQMHDQLWCGQTVIGQLKLGTALAQLVGGGGMGKSLLAEEYALRYGAAYPGGVFWLSARTAGENGVTADTLNQQREQQWRNVAAWLGIEIKDKSQVQIEGELHKHFADKNQPFLWVIDDVPADVPIQDLRGWVAPHAHGKTLLTTRSHEYQALGGRVEVGVLAEAEARSLLTQQRPPADEAEAAAVAEILRELGYHALAVDVTAARLKSKPYLEFLNDLRHPDKDALELAKHFSGQLPNGHEASIATMLLQSIAAVSEETRNFLRLAAVLAIAPIPRRLVARVFAVADGLSDSDALDRADLALHEAQEQSLAEATGDTDFSVTVHVLVTRTMRFHGANSDRSIALCVAAKRALTDELAEHADDIRNHAALAHWIEHASSLVVGTYDDLATIELCTWVARYDPVRRERAAARAFLGMVLTGTRALEEGVLEVNRRVLGEEHPDTLASMNSLASTLWNQGDLEGARTLEEEVLEVSRRVLGEEHPDTLASMSNLAITLFNQGDLEGARVLEEEMLAVGRRVLGGEHPDTLASMSNLVSTLFNQGNLMGARVLEEEVLAVSRRVLGEEHPDTLVSMSNLATILFNQGDLAGACALGEEVLEVSHRVLGEEGPGTLASMSNLASILFNQGDLAGARALEEKVLVVRCRVLGEEHPDTLISMNNLASTRGNQGDLAGARALQGKVLAVLSRMLGEEHPNTLTSMNNLALTLRDQGDLAGARVLEEKVLEVRRRVLGEKHPDTTAAAWNHLLTLRQAGLHDQAALLAHEHLAWLMDSAPETLSANQRQIRDSLGEIATEEITVSQTDSPTTTQLRNKP
- a CDS encoding DUF6502 family protein, producing MPNRKFTKTLSSAVARLLRPLVRILLRNGVPYGVFEDIARWVYADVALREFSIAGRKQSVSRAAVITGLSRKEITRLQELGAPYDDAAEERYNRAARVISGWVREARFADKQGNPADLPLSGEGATFEGLVKEFSRDVPARAMLDELVRVGTVERLDDDRIRLLNRAYLPQTDDIARLEILGTDVRLLIATIDHNLRHTADERLFQRKVAYDNLPENILPQLRALSATRAQALLEELDRYLAGHDRDVNPSASGTGRKNAGVGIYYFEEDFDASSEGELK
- a CDS encoding DUF5666 domain-containing protein — its product is MKAGLFGRGLLVSFILSGLVSCGGGAGGGLAGGGIGGTGMSQGPVTGFGSVFVNGIEFATEGAEIEVEGQTGVTQAKLGVGMVVRVEWEKDASGKFIAKRIKYADDVQGPVAGIIPATTGTGGTFTVLGQTIKVDALTVFSGTTGFAGLAGGQIVEVSGLRDANGDIRATRVEVKTGTTEVELKGVVSSLGNPSGTFSIGATTVNYISLPGGVINGVCVEVKGTASGAVITATSIEFDDSCSLGGTKNGEEVEIEGFVTGLSGDTFSVNGVAVSVASLPSSGYENGTNANLVNNVRVEVEGKITNGVLIAQKVKFKLGGDDGASGGGSGGDGSGGGIVFGEIKGQVTSVTSPNTLSIFDGAKTVIVTVNNDTLFEDGIQRNLGNVTTSNFLKINFYTKDGTSTNIATKVEREGDD